Proteins co-encoded in one Flavivirga eckloniae genomic window:
- a CDS encoding RagB/SusD family nutrient uptake outer membrane protein, with product MKKVLYILIAVPFLVISCQDDFIEKVDKNGLNSESFMQFESQAKEAVTSIYDPLTHYGMYNWGFMILGEAPTDNIENDWGDGSWGPHVVNIHNFNWEGSNTFIVRRWNSCYKGIARANFVLENLDKVQDFSNESEDQLRGEALFLRALYYYNLVSAYGDVPLVISLLSPDEINNITKSPASEVWAQIDADLVEASSLLPTTYSADDLGRATRGAAFGLLSRVRLWTEDYAGAESAASSVEGLGYSLVSSEDYVKMFDGRMENSSESIFETQLVSGLGGLWNAHATEQSILMHIFPRLAWGDYMHPRRKGTYDIVDIFETGDIRRQASILIPFQDELYSETLGELRTFPDTDTHPDFRSNILNDEVYQMRKFISNDDNLWGGGDGFREGVAINIPVIRYAEVILNKAEALVEQNKLPEAYAELERIRTRAGLDMTGISASDQSALRDQIKKDRRIELIFEGHRWGDLKRWDDLSKITDAGLSYAGQIDYPIPSQELDINPNLGN from the coding sequence ATGAAAAAAGTACTATATATATTAATTGCAGTTCCTTTTTTAGTAATCTCATGTCAGGATGACTTTATCGAAAAGGTTGACAAAAATGGCCTAAATTCTGAAAGCTTTATGCAGTTTGAAAGCCAGGCAAAAGAAGCAGTGACTTCAATTTACGACCCATTAACTCATTATGGTATGTATAATTGGGGTTTCATGATACTTGGAGAAGCACCAACTGATAATATTGAAAATGATTGGGGAGATGGAAGCTGGGGACCTCATGTTGTGAACATACATAATTTTAACTGGGAAGGTAGTAATACCTTTATCGTACGTAGATGGAACAGTTGTTACAAGGGCATTGCAAGAGCAAATTTTGTGTTGGAAAACCTTGATAAAGTTCAGGATTTCTCTAATGAATCTGAAGATCAACTCAGAGGAGAAGCTTTGTTTTTAAGAGCATTGTATTATTATAATTTGGTGAGTGCCTATGGTGATGTACCACTAGTTATATCATTATTGTCACCAGATGAGATTAATAACATTACAAAGTCTCCAGCTAGCGAGGTTTGGGCGCAAATCGATGCAGATTTAGTTGAAGCGTCGTCGTTATTGCCAACCACTTACAGTGCAGATGACCTAGGAAGAGCAACAAGAGGAGCTGCTTTTGGGCTTTTATCTAGAGTAAGACTTTGGACTGAAGATTACGCTGGTGCCGAAAGTGCTGCAAGTTCGGTTGAAGGTTTAGGTTACAGCTTGGTCTCTAGCGAAGATTATGTAAAAATGTTTGATGGAAGAATGGAAAACAGTTCAGAATCCATATTCGAAACACAATTAGTATCGGGACTTGGCGGTTTATGGAATGCGCATGCTACAGAACAATCCATATTAATGCACATATTCCCAAGGCTAGCGTGGGGCGATTATATGCACCCAAGACGTAAAGGTACCTATGATATCGTTGATATATTTGAAACCGGAGATATTAGAAGACAAGCTTCTATATTAATTCCATTTCAGGATGAATTATATTCAGAAACATTAGGGGAGTTAAGAACGTTCCCAGATACCGATACCCATCCAGATTTTAGATCGAATATTTTAAATGACGAGGTATACCAAATGAGAAAATTTATCTCTAACGATGATAACCTTTGGGGAGGTGGAGATGGATTTAGAGAAGGCGTGGCTATTAATATTCCGGTTATTAGATATGCCGAAGTCATACTTAATAAAGCGGAGGCTTTAGTGGAGCAAAACAAATTACCAGAAGCGTATGCCGAGCTTGAAAGGATACGTACTCGTGCAGGTTTGGATATGACAGGTATTAGTGCTTCAGACCAAAGTGCATTACGTGATCAAATAAAGAAAGATAGACGTATTGAGCTAATTTTTGAAGGTCACAGATGGGGAGATTTAAAACGTTGGGATGACCTTTCTAAAATTACCGATGCAGGTTTATCTTATGCAGGCCAGATAGATTATCCAATTCCATCTCAAGAATTAGATATTAACCCTAATTTGGGTAATTAA